One segment of Massilia sp. Se16.2.3 DNA contains the following:
- a CDS encoding helix-turn-helix domain-containing protein: MERAKALLETTALPLDEITARCGYEDVASFSKVFKRWAALTPREYRQRFSLAR; this comes from the coding sequence GTGGAGCGGGCCAAGGCCTTGCTCGAGACGACGGCCTTGCCGCTCGACGAGATCACGGCGCGCTGCGGCTACGAGGATGTCGCCAGCTTCAGCAAGGTGTTCAAGCGCTGGGCGGCGCTGACGCCGAGGGAGTATCGGCAGCGGTTTTCGCTGGCCAGGTAG